Below is a window of Desulfurococcus amylolyticus Z-533 DNA.
ATTGATTTTTACATAGAGTTGACCAATTATAATTAATTCCGCCTTTAAACTTTATGATTTTCAGCCATTGAATCATATGCGTGAAGTATTCAGGCTGGTTTACAAGCCCAGATACTTGGTATCTCACAAAAATATTTATACCGGGGGAATTCTCTAAGAAAATGGGTAAAACGTATGTTTGAGTATCTAGAATACTTGACGATAATTGCGGCACCATTTTATCTGGGAGCTATTATACTTTATACGCTGAGAGCTATCAAGGGCCCCTCAATACCTGATATAGTTTTAGCCATAGATTGTATAGCGTATGACCTCGCCGTGTTCCTAGCATTGATCGCCCTTTATTATCGCTCGCCAATAATGATCACTCCATCACTACTTCTCTCCCTATGGGCATACTTACTCGACGTCTTTGTATCAAAATACCTTGCATTAAGGAAGGTGGAGGCTTGATCGAGGCTGTTTTATTCTGGCTTGGCTCGGCATTATTAGTCATCGGCGGAGTATTCGATTTCATAGCATCAATAGGGCTCTTAAGATTCCCAAACTTCTACGTGAGGCTTCACGCCGCGACGATAGGTACTATATATGGAGCTGTCCTCCCACTACTCGGCGTCTCATTAATCGCGCTTGGCTTACCTGAGTTAAATGGTAGATTCATTATTGCAGGCGGTGCCCTTGCAACAGCCATAATACTACTTATAAT
It encodes the following:
- a CDS encoding monovalent cation/H+ antiporter complex subunit F; this translates as MFEYLEYLTIIAAPFYLGAIILYTLRAIKGPSIPDIVLAIDCIAYDLAVFLALIALYYRSPIMITPSLLLSLWAYLLDVFVSKYLALRKVEA
- the mnhG gene encoding monovalent cation/H(+) antiporter subunit G encodes the protein MIEAVLFWLGSALLVIGGVFDFIASIGLLRFPNFYVRLHAATIGTIYGAVLPLLGVSLIALGLPELNGRFIIAGGALATAIILLIIAPVGSHILAYAAHKSKSIEWNPVYDALEEDEK